The stretch of DNA ATTCATTAATCTAGAAAAAACCTATGACAAAGTCCCGAGAGAGGttctatggagatgtttggaggttagCGGTAGGGTGATTAGGGATATCTCTGATGGTGCCACAAATCGGGTGAGGATAATGTGAGGAGACTCGGAATATTTTCCAGTGATAATGTGGTTACATCAGGGTTCAGCTCTTAGCTCATTTTTGTTTGCTATGGCAATGGATGTGCTGACGCaacacatccaaggggaggtgccatggtgtatgttatttgcagatgacataGTGCTGATTGACGAGATACGTAGTAGGCTCAATGCTAAggtggaggtttggagacagaccctggagtctaaaggttttaaGTTGAGTAGAACGAAAACAGAATACTTGGATTGCAAATTCAGTGACAGTACTCATGAAGCAAAAGTGGACGTGAagcttgatacacaagtcatccccaagaatGATAGTTTTAAATATCTTGGGTTTGTTATCCAAAGCAATGGGGAAATTGACGAGGATATTACACATCGTATTGGAGCAGGGTGGATAAAATAAAGGCTCGCATCTGGTATTTTGTGCGATAAAAATGTGCCACCAAgacttaagggcaagttctacagagtggtagtTAGAGCCACTATATTGTATGGTGTGGAGTGCTGGCCAACTAAGAAATACCATGTACAGAAAATataagtagcagaaatgaggatgttgagatggatgtgtgggcatactaggaaagataaaattaggaatgaagataATAGGGACAAGGTGGGAGTAGTCCCTGTGGAAGACAAACTGCGGGAatcgaggttgagatggttcggacatgtgatGAGGAGAGACATAGACGtgccggttaggaggtgtgaaaGGTTGACTATGGAGGGTCCGAGGAAGGGTAGAGGTAGATCTAAGAAGTATTGTGGAGAGGTAATTAGGTAGGACATGACGTTGCTTCcgcttactgaggacatgaccctagatAGGAAGGTGTGACAGTCGAGTATTAGGGTCGAAGGTTGATAGGTAGTCGAGCGTGTCTCCTAGTCTTACCGGTAGTATTAGAAATATTCTTATATTTTCCTGTTTCTAGATCTTTTTATTATATGTTGTATCATTCTTACCAATAATATTAgtactatttttgtattttttatctCTAGATCTTTGTTATTACATGTgaatctttattttttttctttttttttctttttcttcttgttGTTATTATGATTGGTTGCTTCATAGTCACTGTtgcttgagccgagggtctataggaaatagcctctctaccttcacaaggtagagTAAGGTCTTCATATATATTACCCTCCCCAAACCgcacttgtgagattatactgggttgttgttgttgttgtataatgGTCTTCCATTAGGGATTCTCTTCTTCTTCAACTTCCCTCCAAATTTGATTCAACTCATTCTATCATGCATTTCCACTACTTCCCTCTCTATCCATGTGAGTGGTGTACATACTGCTTTTTTCCAACCATCCAGGGATATTAGCCAGGGGATCCCATATTCCCTTATATTTTCATCTTATGCATGAAAAGGTTTTCCAAGCAAATTGACATTGCAGTCCTGTCCAGAGAGTGGCTCCCTATTAGCATCAACAAGAATGGCCTAAAACCTCCCATCTTTTATTTGTTGATAATCTCACACTCTTTTCTAGGGCTAATAGTAAGAATTTTGAGACTATCA from Nicotiana tomentosiformis chromosome 11, ASM39032v3, whole genome shotgun sequence encodes:
- the LOC138901172 gene encoding uncharacterized protein, which encodes MWLHQGSALSSFLFAMAMDVLTQHIQGEVPWCMLFADDIVLIDEIRSRLNAKVEVWRQTLESKGFKLSRTKTEYLDCKFSDSTHEAKVDVKLDTQVIPKNDSFKYLGFVIQSNGEIDEDITHRIGAGWIK